The Columba livia isolate bColLiv1 breed racing homer chromosome 13, bColLiv1.pat.W.v2, whole genome shotgun sequence genome has a segment encoding these proteins:
- the FHOD1 gene encoding FH1/FH2 domain-containing protein 1 isoform X1: MAEAVVPCRVQYLEDADPFGCGSFPEPRRAPVYAVEEALALGVQLPALHRLLGAPLPLEDCTLQVSPSGHYLDLDLSLLEQKDDLEGFYEEVRKGRRPTLILRTQLSVRVHAIIEKLYNSQGPELRRSLFSLKQLFQEDKDLVPEFVNLDGLTCLIKVGAEADQNYQNYILRALSQIMLFVDGMQGVINHNETVQWLYTLSGSPFRLVVKMALKLLLVFVEYTEPNALLLIRAVNAVDQTRGTCPWSNLMAILEQRHGADTELLVFTMTLINKTLAALPDQDTFYDVTDCLEQQGMERVVQQYLGSKGTDLDLKQQFTLYESALKLEDDVEEPPSGGRKERRRTDEGRRGWRSQGGCPEPSPDAQPLQGSPGTPKEPPTEDTPAVPAPSSPAEPCPGSIYNSASTVRLSLASPQAEKEQPPGLGERSVYKLRQTAPVWREDVPSLHGDKPILRKFEARFLENLAAAQKEKISSMAKGRLDVLSDAALEHPASFLWDRDSGTPEPGTETPSIRSRLAQPDTTDSCSTISSDTKFMLDMLYAKGSSEPGREKVFPKGPSSPLVQGEVDTDMEGGSNREQEGARLCGRAPDGPVASAHAKLARAMSSVDAETHTQKLENTGMMPIKKDAELTWERLEASPGQLKIKDLDFTDLGEEEDFDILDTGPMANGSFLSPSIEATSAGSLMAPPPPPAIPGCPPPPPPPPMIPGCPPPPPPPPAFPGCPPPPPPPPSVPGCPPPPGLPGLTATDGPSQAKKKRTVKLFWKELKQLDGTVGPGRFGQATLWASLQSVEVNAAKLEHLFESRSKEAPTSKKAIDGKKVVVVLDPKRSNAINIGLTVLPPVHIIKTAVLNFDEFAVNKEGIEKILTMVPTEEEKQKIQEAQMANPDVPLGSAEQFLLALSSISDLTPRLQLWAFKLDYESLEQEIAEPLFDLKVGMEQLARNHTFKCILATLLAMGNFLNGSQSRGFELGYLEKVSEVKDTVHRQSLLYHLCQMVVEKFPETTDLYSEIASITRSAKVDFDELANSLMQLERRCRTSWDNLKVIAKHETKPVLKSKLTDFLKDSTQRIVVLKVVHRRVLNRFHSFLLYLGYPASTVRDVKVTTICKLLREFALEYRTCRERVLQQQKKRAAHRERNKTRGRLITETEKFSGIAEAAPPPAVVSSSPEEQMETGHESMKNLLASPTDAPARRSRASRGTGHTTPTQGSPAQEDVPSSPDDASDEIMDRLVKSVTHNANPRPCANKERRRSRGNRKSLRRTLKSGLSDDLVQALGLGRAPGMEV; this comes from the exons ATGGCGGAGGCGGTGGTTCCATGCCGGGTTCAGTACCTGGAGGACGCGGATCCTTTCGGCTGCGGCAGTTTCCCGGAGCCGCGGCGAGCTCCGGTTTACGCCGTGGAGGAGGCGCTGGCCCTGGGCGTGCAGCTGCCCGCGCTGCACCGCCTGCTCGGGGCCCCGCTGCCG CTGGAGGACTGCACACTGCAGGTCTCACCCTCCGGACACTACCTGGACCTTGACTTGTCCCTATTGGAACAGAAGGATGATCTGGAGGGTTTCTATGAGGAGGTCAG GAAGGGGAGACGGCCCACTCTGATCCTGCGCACGCAGCTCTCCGTCCGAGTCCACGCCATCATTG aGAAGCTGTACAACTCGCAGGGGCCAGAGCTGCGACGCTCACTCTTTTCCCTCAAGCAGCTCTTTCAG GAGGACAAGGACCTGGTGCCAGAGTTTGTGAACCTGGATGGGTTGACGTGTCTGATCAAAGTGGGGGCAGAGGCTGACCAGAACTACCAGAATTACATCCTCCGTG CCCTGAGCCAGATCATGCTTTTTGTGGACGGAATGCAGGGTGTCATCAACCACAATGAGACTGTCCAGTGGCTGTACACGCTGTCGGGAAGCCCG TTTCGCCTGGTGGTGAAGATGGcactgaagctgctgctggtgttCGTGGAGTACACAGAGCCCAACGCCCTGCTCCTCATCCGCGCTGTCAACGCTGTGGACCAGACAAGAG GAACTTGCCCATGGTCCAACCTGATGGCCATCCTGGAGCAGCGCCATGGGGCTGACACGGAGCTGCTGGTGTTCACCATGACACTGATCAACAAG ACGCTGGCAGCCCTCCCGGACCAGGACACCTTCTACGACGTGACGGACTGCCTGGAGCAGCAGGGCATGGAGCGGGTGGTGCAGCAGTACCTGGGCAGCAAGGGCACCGACCTCGACTTGAAGCAGCAGTTCACACTCTATGAA AGTGCTCTCAAGCTGGAGGATGATGTGGAAGAGCCACCCTCAGGGGGACGCAAGGAGCGGAGGAGGACGGACGAGGGCCGGCGTGGGTGGCGATCACAGGGTGGGTGCCCGGAGCCCAGCCCCGATGCCCAGCCACTCCAGGGGTCCCCTGGCACCCCGAAGGAGCCCCCCACTGAGGACACCCCAGCAGTCCCCGCACCGAGCAGCCCGGCAGA GCCCTGTCCTGGCAGCATCTACAACAGTGCGTCCACGGTGCGGCTGTCCCTGGCCTCTCCCCAGGCTGAGAAGGAGCAGCCCCCGGGCCTGGGCGAGCGCAGTGTCTACAA GCTGCGCCAAACGGCTCCTGTCTG GCGGGAGGATGTCCCCTCCTTGCATGGGGACAAGCCTATTTTGAGGAAGTTTGA AGCTCGCTTCTTGGAGAACCTGGCTGCAGCCCAGAAGGAGAAGATCTCTTCCATGGCCAAGGGACGGCTTGACGTCCTCAGCGATGCTGCGCTGGAGCatcctgcttctttcttgtgggacagggacagcggCACCCctgagccaggcacagagacaCCCAGCATAA GGTCTCGCCTGGCTCAGCCGGACACCACCGACTCCTGCAGCACCATCTCCTCTGACACCAAGTTCATGCTGGACATGCTCTACGCCAAGGGCTCCTCAGAGCCGGGGAGGGAGAAGGTCTTCCCCAAGGGACCATCGTCCCCCCTGGTCCAGGGTGAGGTGGACACAGACATGGAAGGAGGTAGCAACCGAGAGCAAGAGGGCGCCCGGCTCTGTGGCAGGGCTCCAGACGGGCCAGTGGCCAGTGCCCATGCCAAGCTGGCACGTGCCATGTCCAGTGTAGATGCGGAGACTCACACGCAGAAGCTGGAGAACACTGGGATGATGCCCATCAAGAAGGATGCAGAGCTGACATGGGAGCGCCTGGaggccagccctgggcagctgaAGATCAAGGACCTGGACTTCACTGatttgggggaagaagaagactTTGACATCCTGGACACGGGCCCCATGGCCAATggctccttcctctctcccagcATTGAAGCAACAAGTGCTGGAAGCCTCATGGCTCCCCCTCCACCTCCTGCCATCCCTGGTTGCCCACCACCTCCACCTCCACCTCCCATGATCCCTGGTTGCCCACCACCTCCACCGCCACCTCCTGCGTTCCCTGGCTGCCCACCGCCTCCACCTCCACCTCCTTCAGTCCCTGGCTGCCCACCCCCTCCAGGGCTGCCAGGCCTCACAGCAACAGATGGCCCCTCCCAGgccaagaaaaaaaggacagtgAAGCTCTTCTGGAAGGAGCTGAAGCAGCTGGATGGCACTGTGGGGCCAGGAAGGTTCGGCCAGGCAACATTATGGGCATCCCTGCAGAGCGTTGAGGTCAATGCTGCCAAACTGGAGCATCTCTTTGAGTCAAGGTCAAAAGAAGCACCAACTTCAAAG AAGGCCATCGATGGGAagaaggtggtggtggtgctggacCCCAAGAGGAGCAACGCCATCAACATTGGTCTCACAGTGCTGCCACCTGTGCACATCATCAAGACGGCTGTGCTGAACTTCGATGAGTTTGCGGTCAATAAGGAAGGGATTGAG AAAATCTTGACCATGGTCCCAactgaggaggagaagcagaagatCCAAGAAGCCCAAATGGCCAACCCTGATGTGCCCTTGGGCTCTGCGGAGCAGTTCCTGCTTGCCCTGTCTTCCATCAGTGACCTCACGCCCAGGCTCCAGCTCTGGGCCTTCAAGCTGGACTATGAGAGCCTGGAGCAG GAGATTGCAGAGCCACTCTTTGATCTGAAGGTGGGCATGGAGCAGCTGGCCAGAAATCACACCTTCAAGTGCATCCTGGCCACGCTGCTGGCCATGGGCAACTTCTTGAATGGCTCCCAG AGCAGAGGCTTTGAGCTGGGCTACCTGGAGAAGGTCTCAGAAGTGAAGGACACAGTGCACCGGCAATCCCTGCTCTACCACCTCTGCCAGATGGTGGTAGAGAAATTCCCAGAAACCACCGACCTCTACTCAGAGATCGCCTCCATCACCCGCTCTGCCAAG GTTGACTTTGACGAGCTGGCCAACAGCCTGATGCAGCTGGAGCGGAGGTGCAGGACCTCGTGGGACAACCTGAAGGTGATCGCTAAGCATGAGACTAAGCCGGTGCTGAAGAGCAAGCTGACAGACTTCCTCAAGGACAGCACCCAGCGCATTGTCGTCTTGAAGGTGGTGCACAGGCGTGTCCTCAACAG GTTTCACTCCTTCCTGCTGTACCTGGGGTACCCGGCGAGCACAGTGCGGGACGTGAAGGTGACAACCATCTGCAAGCTGCTGCGGGAGTTCGCTCTGGAGTACCGCACCTGCCGGGAGCGcgtcctgcagcagcagaagaaacgGGCTGCCCACCGCGAGCGCAACAAGACCCGTGGACGGCTCATCACCGAG ACTGAGAAGTTCTCTGGCATTGCTGAGGCTGCTCCGCCACCCGCCGTGGTGtccagcagccctgaggagcagATGGAAACGGGACACGAAAGCATGAAGAACCTACTGGCCTCCCCCACAGATGCCCCTGCCCGCCGCAGCCGGGCCAGCCGGG ggacaggacacaCCACCCCAACCCAGGGCTCTCCAGCCCAAGAGGatgttcccagctccccagatGATGCTTCAGATGAAATCATGGACCGACTGGTGAAATCAGTGACTCACAATGCCAACCCCCGGCCCTGTGCCAACAAGGAGCGCAGGAGGTCCCGCGGCAATAGGAAGTCCT TGAGACGGACGCTGAAGAGTGGGCTCAGCGATGACCTGGTGCAGGCGCTGGGCCTGGGGCGAGCACCTGGCATGGAGGTTTGA
- the FHOD1 gene encoding FH1/FH2 domain-containing protein 1 isoform X2, translating into MAEAVVPCRVQYLEDADPFGCGSFPEPRRAPVYAVEEALALGVQLPALHRLLGAPLPLEDCTLQVSPSGHYLDLDLSLLEQKDDLEGFYEEVRKGRRPTLILRTQLSVRVHAIIEKLYNSQGPELRRSLFSLKQLFQEDKDLVPEFVNLDGLTCLIKVGAEADQNYQNYILRALSQIMLFVDGMQGVINHNETVQWLYTLSGSPFRLVVKMALKLLLVFVEYTEPNALLLIRAVNAVDQTRGTCPWSNLMAILEQRHGADTELLVFTMTLINKTLAALPDQDTFYDVTDCLEQQGMERVVQQYLGSKGTDLDLKQQFTLYESALKLEDDVEEPPSGGRKERRRTDEGRRGWRSQGGCPEPSPDAQPLQGSPGTPKEPPTEDTPAVPAPSSPAEPCPGSIYNSASTVRLSLASPQAEKEQPPGLGERSVYKARFLENLAAAQKEKISSMAKGRLDVLSDAALEHPASFLWDRDSGTPEPGTETPSIRSRLAQPDTTDSCSTISSDTKFMLDMLYAKGSSEPGREKVFPKGPSSPLVQGEVDTDMEGGSNREQEGARLCGRAPDGPVASAHAKLARAMSSVDAETHTQKLENTGMMPIKKDAELTWERLEASPGQLKIKDLDFTDLGEEEDFDILDTGPMANGSFLSPSIEATSAGSLMAPPPPPAIPGCPPPPPPPPMIPGCPPPPPPPPAFPGCPPPPPPPPSVPGCPPPPGLPGLTATDGPSQAKKKRTVKLFWKELKQLDGTVGPGRFGQATLWASLQSVEVNAAKLEHLFESRSKEAPTSKKAIDGKKVVVVLDPKRSNAINIGLTVLPPVHIIKTAVLNFDEFAVNKEGIEKILTMVPTEEEKQKIQEAQMANPDVPLGSAEQFLLALSSISDLTPRLQLWAFKLDYESLEQEIAEPLFDLKVGMEQLARNHTFKCILATLLAMGNFLNGSQSRGFELGYLEKVSEVKDTVHRQSLLYHLCQMVVEKFPETTDLYSEIASITRSAKVDFDELANSLMQLERRCRTSWDNLKVIAKHETKPVLKSKLTDFLKDSTQRIVVLKVVHRRVLNRFHSFLLYLGYPASTVRDVKVTTICKLLREFALEYRTCRERVLQQQKKRAAHRERNKTRGRLITETEKFSGIAEAAPPPAVVSSSPEEQMETGHESMKNLLASPTDAPARRSRASRGTGHTTPTQGSPAQEDVPSSPDDASDEIMDRLVKSVTHNANPRPCANKERRRSRGNRKSLRRTLKSGLSDDLVQALGLGRAPGMEV; encoded by the exons ATGGCGGAGGCGGTGGTTCCATGCCGGGTTCAGTACCTGGAGGACGCGGATCCTTTCGGCTGCGGCAGTTTCCCGGAGCCGCGGCGAGCTCCGGTTTACGCCGTGGAGGAGGCGCTGGCCCTGGGCGTGCAGCTGCCCGCGCTGCACCGCCTGCTCGGGGCCCCGCTGCCG CTGGAGGACTGCACACTGCAGGTCTCACCCTCCGGACACTACCTGGACCTTGACTTGTCCCTATTGGAACAGAAGGATGATCTGGAGGGTTTCTATGAGGAGGTCAG GAAGGGGAGACGGCCCACTCTGATCCTGCGCACGCAGCTCTCCGTCCGAGTCCACGCCATCATTG aGAAGCTGTACAACTCGCAGGGGCCAGAGCTGCGACGCTCACTCTTTTCCCTCAAGCAGCTCTTTCAG GAGGACAAGGACCTGGTGCCAGAGTTTGTGAACCTGGATGGGTTGACGTGTCTGATCAAAGTGGGGGCAGAGGCTGACCAGAACTACCAGAATTACATCCTCCGTG CCCTGAGCCAGATCATGCTTTTTGTGGACGGAATGCAGGGTGTCATCAACCACAATGAGACTGTCCAGTGGCTGTACACGCTGTCGGGAAGCCCG TTTCGCCTGGTGGTGAAGATGGcactgaagctgctgctggtgttCGTGGAGTACACAGAGCCCAACGCCCTGCTCCTCATCCGCGCTGTCAACGCTGTGGACCAGACAAGAG GAACTTGCCCATGGTCCAACCTGATGGCCATCCTGGAGCAGCGCCATGGGGCTGACACGGAGCTGCTGGTGTTCACCATGACACTGATCAACAAG ACGCTGGCAGCCCTCCCGGACCAGGACACCTTCTACGACGTGACGGACTGCCTGGAGCAGCAGGGCATGGAGCGGGTGGTGCAGCAGTACCTGGGCAGCAAGGGCACCGACCTCGACTTGAAGCAGCAGTTCACACTCTATGAA AGTGCTCTCAAGCTGGAGGATGATGTGGAAGAGCCACCCTCAGGGGGACGCAAGGAGCGGAGGAGGACGGACGAGGGCCGGCGTGGGTGGCGATCACAGGGTGGGTGCCCGGAGCCCAGCCCCGATGCCCAGCCACTCCAGGGGTCCCCTGGCACCCCGAAGGAGCCCCCCACTGAGGACACCCCAGCAGTCCCCGCACCGAGCAGCCCGGCAGA GCCCTGTCCTGGCAGCATCTACAACAGTGCGTCCACGGTGCGGCTGTCCCTGGCCTCTCCCCAGGCTGAGAAGGAGCAGCCCCCGGGCCTGGGCGAGCGCAGTGTCTACAA AGCTCGCTTCTTGGAGAACCTGGCTGCAGCCCAGAAGGAGAAGATCTCTTCCATGGCCAAGGGACGGCTTGACGTCCTCAGCGATGCTGCGCTGGAGCatcctgcttctttcttgtgggacagggacagcggCACCCctgagccaggcacagagacaCCCAGCATAA GGTCTCGCCTGGCTCAGCCGGACACCACCGACTCCTGCAGCACCATCTCCTCTGACACCAAGTTCATGCTGGACATGCTCTACGCCAAGGGCTCCTCAGAGCCGGGGAGGGAGAAGGTCTTCCCCAAGGGACCATCGTCCCCCCTGGTCCAGGGTGAGGTGGACACAGACATGGAAGGAGGTAGCAACCGAGAGCAAGAGGGCGCCCGGCTCTGTGGCAGGGCTCCAGACGGGCCAGTGGCCAGTGCCCATGCCAAGCTGGCACGTGCCATGTCCAGTGTAGATGCGGAGACTCACACGCAGAAGCTGGAGAACACTGGGATGATGCCCATCAAGAAGGATGCAGAGCTGACATGGGAGCGCCTGGaggccagccctgggcagctgaAGATCAAGGACCTGGACTTCACTGatttgggggaagaagaagactTTGACATCCTGGACACGGGCCCCATGGCCAATggctccttcctctctcccagcATTGAAGCAACAAGTGCTGGAAGCCTCATGGCTCCCCCTCCACCTCCTGCCATCCCTGGTTGCCCACCACCTCCACCTCCACCTCCCATGATCCCTGGTTGCCCACCACCTCCACCGCCACCTCCTGCGTTCCCTGGCTGCCCACCGCCTCCACCTCCACCTCCTTCAGTCCCTGGCTGCCCACCCCCTCCAGGGCTGCCAGGCCTCACAGCAACAGATGGCCCCTCCCAGgccaagaaaaaaaggacagtgAAGCTCTTCTGGAAGGAGCTGAAGCAGCTGGATGGCACTGTGGGGCCAGGAAGGTTCGGCCAGGCAACATTATGGGCATCCCTGCAGAGCGTTGAGGTCAATGCTGCCAAACTGGAGCATCTCTTTGAGTCAAGGTCAAAAGAAGCACCAACTTCAAAG AAGGCCATCGATGGGAagaaggtggtggtggtgctggacCCCAAGAGGAGCAACGCCATCAACATTGGTCTCACAGTGCTGCCACCTGTGCACATCATCAAGACGGCTGTGCTGAACTTCGATGAGTTTGCGGTCAATAAGGAAGGGATTGAG AAAATCTTGACCATGGTCCCAactgaggaggagaagcagaagatCCAAGAAGCCCAAATGGCCAACCCTGATGTGCCCTTGGGCTCTGCGGAGCAGTTCCTGCTTGCCCTGTCTTCCATCAGTGACCTCACGCCCAGGCTCCAGCTCTGGGCCTTCAAGCTGGACTATGAGAGCCTGGAGCAG GAGATTGCAGAGCCACTCTTTGATCTGAAGGTGGGCATGGAGCAGCTGGCCAGAAATCACACCTTCAAGTGCATCCTGGCCACGCTGCTGGCCATGGGCAACTTCTTGAATGGCTCCCAG AGCAGAGGCTTTGAGCTGGGCTACCTGGAGAAGGTCTCAGAAGTGAAGGACACAGTGCACCGGCAATCCCTGCTCTACCACCTCTGCCAGATGGTGGTAGAGAAATTCCCAGAAACCACCGACCTCTACTCAGAGATCGCCTCCATCACCCGCTCTGCCAAG GTTGACTTTGACGAGCTGGCCAACAGCCTGATGCAGCTGGAGCGGAGGTGCAGGACCTCGTGGGACAACCTGAAGGTGATCGCTAAGCATGAGACTAAGCCGGTGCTGAAGAGCAAGCTGACAGACTTCCTCAAGGACAGCACCCAGCGCATTGTCGTCTTGAAGGTGGTGCACAGGCGTGTCCTCAACAG GTTTCACTCCTTCCTGCTGTACCTGGGGTACCCGGCGAGCACAGTGCGGGACGTGAAGGTGACAACCATCTGCAAGCTGCTGCGGGAGTTCGCTCTGGAGTACCGCACCTGCCGGGAGCGcgtcctgcagcagcagaagaaacgGGCTGCCCACCGCGAGCGCAACAAGACCCGTGGACGGCTCATCACCGAG ACTGAGAAGTTCTCTGGCATTGCTGAGGCTGCTCCGCCACCCGCCGTGGTGtccagcagccctgaggagcagATGGAAACGGGACACGAAAGCATGAAGAACCTACTGGCCTCCCCCACAGATGCCCCTGCCCGCCGCAGCCGGGCCAGCCGGG ggacaggacacaCCACCCCAACCCAGGGCTCTCCAGCCCAAGAGGatgttcccagctccccagatGATGCTTCAGATGAAATCATGGACCGACTGGTGAAATCAGTGACTCACAATGCCAACCCCCGGCCCTGTGCCAACAAGGAGCGCAGGAGGTCCCGCGGCAATAGGAAGTCCT TGAGACGGACGCTGAAGAGTGGGCTCAGCGATGACCTGGTGCAGGCGCTGGGCCTGGGGCGAGCACCTGGCATGGAGGTTTGA